CCACCCTGGCCGCGATGATCGACTACATCAACGACACCCGTTATGACCATATCCTCACCATCGAGGACCCGGTGGAGTTCGTGCACCGCAGCAAGCGTTCCCTGATCAACCAGCGCGAGGTGCATCGTGATACCCAGGGCTTCGCCCCGGCGCTGCGCAGCGCCCTGCGCGAGGACCCGGACGTGATCCTGGTCGGCGAGCTCCGTGACCTGGAGACCATCCGCCTGGCCCTGACCGCCGCCGAGACCGGCCACCTGGTGTTCGGTACCCTGCACACCACCTCGGCGGCCAAGACCGTCGACCGCATCATCGATGTCTTCCCCGGGTCGGAGAAGGACATGGTGCGTTCGATGCTCTCGGAGTCGCTGCAGGGGGTGATCTCCCAGGCGCTGCTCAAGCGTCATGGCGGAGGACGGGTGGCGGCGCACGAGATCCTGGTGACGACCTCGGCGATTCGCAACCTTATCCGGGAAGACAAGGTGGCGCAGATCTACTCGGCGATTCAGACCGGGGGCAACCTGGGCATGCAGACCCTGGATGCGTCGCTGGCGAGGCTGGTCAGCGATGGGGTCGTGGTGCGCGAGGAAGCTCAGGCCAAGGCCAAGGGCGCGATCTGAGTCCGCCGCGGTGATATCTCCCCCTTCGAACAGCGAACAGGCAGGACGTCATGAAAGCGAACGAATGGTTGCAGCAGTTGCTCGAGATCATGATCGAGAAGCAAGCCTCGGATCTGCTGATATCGGTAAATGCCCCGCCGTCTCTCAAGACGGCCGGCCAGCTCACGCCGCTGGGGGAGCAGGTGCTCTCGCCGGCCCAGGTCGCCGAGCTGGTCAAGGCCGCCCTGCCGCCGGCCCAGCGCGAGCGCTTCGCGGCCGAGCAGGAGGCCAATTTCGCGCTGAGCCTGCCCGGGCGGGGGCGTTTTCGTGTCAGCGCTTTCCAGCAGCGTAACCAGCCGGCCATGGTGTTGCGGCGGATCTCCTTCGAGATTCCGCGCTTCGAGACCCTGAACCTGCCGCCGAGCCTGGCCGAGCTGGCCAATGCAAAGCGCGGCCTGGTGCTGGTGGTCGGGGGCACCGGCACCGGCAAGTCGACGACCCTGGCCTCGATGATCCAGCAGCGCAACGAGACCCAGTGCGGTCACATCATCAGCATCGAGGATCCGATCGAGTACGTGCATCCGCACAAGAAGTCGATCATCAATCAGCGGGAAGTCGGCATC
The genomic region above belongs to Halomonas sp. YLGW01 and contains:
- a CDS encoding type IV pilus twitching motility protein PilT; the protein is MDITELLAFSAKQNASDLHISAGLPPMIRVDGDIRRLNVPAMDDREVRALIYDIMGDKQRRDFEEFLETDFSFEVPGVSRFRVNAFHQGRGAAAVMRTVPSEVLTMEALGLGEVFRRMASLPRGLVLVTGPTGSGKSTTLAAMIDYINDTRYDHILTIEDPVEFVHRSKRSLINQREVHRDTQGFAPALRSALREDPDVILVGELRDLETIRLALTAAETGHLVFGTLHTTSAAKTVDRIIDVFPGSEKDMVRSMLSESLQGVISQALLKRHGGGRVAAHEILVTTSAIRNLIREDKVAQIYSAIQTGGNLGMQTLDASLARLVSDGVVVREEAQAKAKGAI